In Oceanobacillus sp. FSL K6-2867, one DNA window encodes the following:
- the rplU gene encoding 50S ribosomal protein L21 encodes MYAIIETGGKQVKVVEGQEIYVEKVSAEANDSITFDKVLFVGGDDVKVGAPYVEGATVTAKVEKQGRQKKVIVYKYKRRKNYHRKQGHRQPYTKLVIEKINA; translated from the coding sequence ATGTACGCAATTATTGAAACAGGTGGTAAACAAGTTAAAGTTGTCGAAGGACAAGAAATCTATGTAGAAAAAGTTTCTGCTGAAGCGAATGATTCTATTACTTTCGATAAAGTTCTTTTCGTTGGCGGAGATGATGTTAAAGTTGGAGCTCCTTACGTTGAAGGTGCAACAGTTACTGCTAAAGTTGAAAAACAAGGCCGTCAAAAAAAGGTTATTGTTTATAAATACAAACGCAGAAAAAACTATCATCGTAAACAAGGTCATCGTCAACCTTATACGAAACTAGTAATTGAAAAAATCAATGCATAA
- a CDS encoding site-2 protease family protein, whose product MSFLNYIPKIHIHPILFIFIIISFLTGTFLELLIIFALVLFHELGHYIAARMMKWRIRYIVLWVFGGVMDTEEHGNKSMKEEAFVTLAGPYQHLVVYYLCFLMEAFQLIPASILELILYYNTIFLLFNLIPVWPLDGGKLLLLVVSYFFPYKKAYQFTLIFSMVFITLILVLQLLFFPFTLSSFFIWAFLFMENRNDWKQRSYVFMRFLLRRYEGDAAIKGVVPLTVAPDSSFLDLFSRFRREKKHPIYIVYAENNRKSVDEADCLQSYFYEREYNQSVGDAFLYK is encoded by the coding sequence ATGAGCTTCCTTAACTATATCCCGAAAATTCATATCCATCCGATTTTATTTATCTTTATAATTATCTCGTTTTTGACAGGTACATTTCTGGAATTATTGATTATCTTTGCATTAGTATTATTTCATGAACTTGGTCACTACATTGCAGCAAGGATGATGAAGTGGCGAATCAGGTATATTGTACTTTGGGTATTCGGAGGGGTGATGGACACTGAGGAGCATGGGAATAAATCGATGAAGGAAGAGGCATTTGTCACACTAGCCGGTCCCTATCAACATCTTGTCGTCTATTATCTTTGCTTTCTTATGGAGGCGTTTCAGCTCATCCCAGCATCAATCCTGGAACTGATATTGTATTACAATACGATCTTTCTTCTATTTAACCTAATACCAGTATGGCCATTGGATGGGGGGAAATTGCTTTTATTGGTTGTTTCTTATTTTTTTCCGTACAAAAAAGCGTATCAATTCACACTTATATTTTCGATGGTTTTCATCACATTGATACTTGTACTTCAACTTTTATTTTTCCCATTTACGTTAAGTTCGTTTTTTATTTGGGCATTTCTTTTTATGGAGAATAGAAATGACTGGAAACAGCGTTCGTATGTTTTTATGCGCTTTTTATTAAGGCGATATGAGGGCGATGCAGCAATAAAAGGGGTTGTCCCTCTTACCGTAGCACCCGACAGCTCTTTTCTCGACTTATTTTCCCGTTTCAGAAGGGAAAAGAAGCATCCGATTTATATCGTATATGCTGAAAATAATCGAAAATCCGTTGATGAAGCAGACTGTTTGCAAAGCTATTTTTATGAACGGGAATATAATCAGTCTGTCGGAGATGCATTTTTATATAAATAG
- the mreC gene encoding rod shape-determining protein MreC, which produces MQFFRNKRLFILLIGFIVLVALIGYSLNNRENLSTPVKFINDAVGWTQQVIHTPVRFVTDIVSNINDFKNTYEENQLLKEQLSQYQTLTYEVQEIKKENEELMALLEIEESARDYNPIKATVIARSPERWVEQVTINKGKQDGVDNNMVVITAEGMVGKVQSASEFTSTVQLLTGFDQFNRISAEISREDGGKNIFGMIEGFEDETNSLLFRIIEESDKNLKEGELVVSSELGGEFPAGLPIGKVKEVVSDQYGLTRIAMVEPAADLYDLSHVIVVDRAMESQEESSDEEEDE; this is translated from the coding sequence GTGCAATTTTTTCGTAATAAACGACTTTTTATTCTATTAATTGGTTTTATAGTTTTAGTAGCTTTAATTGGCTATTCACTGAATAACCGGGAAAATTTAAGTACTCCCGTAAAATTCATTAATGATGCAGTTGGTTGGACGCAGCAAGTGATTCATACCCCGGTCAGGTTCGTTACCGATATTGTTTCAAATATTAACGATTTTAAAAACACATATGAAGAAAATCAGTTATTAAAAGAACAGCTATCGCAATATCAAACATTGACTTATGAAGTTCAAGAAATAAAAAAGGAAAATGAAGAGCTGATGGCACTGTTAGAAATCGAGGAATCGGCTCGTGATTATAATCCAATAAAAGCTACTGTTATAGCCAGGTCACCAGAGCGCTGGGTTGAGCAGGTGACGATCAATAAAGGGAAACAGGACGGTGTAGACAATAATATGGTTGTTATCACTGCAGAGGGCATGGTTGGGAAAGTTCAAAGTGCTTCCGAATTTACTTCAACGGTGCAACTGCTTACTGGATTTGATCAATTTAACCGAATCTCTGCTGAGATTTCCAGAGAAGACGGGGGGAAAAATATCTTCGGTATGATTGAAGGATTTGAAGATGAAACAAATTCATTGCTGTTCCGAATCATTGAAGAATCAGACAAGAATTTAAAAGAAGGTGAGCTTGTCGTTTCTTCTGAGTTAGGCGGAGAGTTTCCTGCTGGTCTTCCAATTGGTAAAGTCAAGGAAGTTGTATCTGATCAATATGGATTAACTCGTATCGCGATGGTTGAACCAGCAGCTGATCTATACGATTTAAGTCATGTCATCGTCGTAGACCGTGCTATGGAGTCACAAGAGGAAAGCAGTGATGAGGAGGAAGATGAGTGA
- the mreD gene encoding rod shape-determining protein MreD, with the protein MKRLYFPLILFLLTILEGVALELLPSDFVMSDMLMVPHWVFAFLIYMTIFYDNDNTYHSVVYALLFGLLIDIVYTGVLGVYMFMYALIIYIIHGLKKILQGNFYVLLLLGAVGFLLVDLSIYFIYMVVGLTDMVWESYLTGRLLPTVVSNLVFLLIIYPFVAKRLARWGREQLTGSNSL; encoded by the coding sequence ATGAAACGTCTATATTTTCCTCTCATTCTTTTTCTGTTAACCATCTTGGAAGGTGTTGCACTGGAACTCCTGCCATCTGATTTTGTAATGAGTGATATGCTAATGGTCCCGCACTGGGTTTTTGCATTTCTAATATATATGACGATTTTCTATGACAATGATAATACGTATCATTCGGTCGTCTATGCATTACTTTTTGGGTTATTAATTGATATTGTATATACAGGAGTTTTAGGTGTTTACATGTTTATGTATGCATTGATCATTTATATCATTCATGGCTTAAAGAAAATTCTCCAGGGGAATTTCTATGTTTTATTGTTATTGGGAGCCGTTGGGTTTTTATTAGTGGACCTTTCCATTTATTTTATATACATGGTTGTAGGATTAACAGATATGGTCTGGGAGTCCTATTTAACAGGGCGTCTTCTGCCAACAGTCGTTTCCAATTTAGTATTTTTATTGATTATATATCCTTTCGTAGCAAAACGTCTTGCTAGATGGGGAAGGGAACAGTTAACTGGAAGTAACTCACTGTGA
- a CDS encoding Spo0B domain-containing protein, whose amino-acid sequence MMGEQVVQILQHYRHELMNHLQIVQGYVGMRNIEKAEKKLSEIVEYYNEERKLMNLNAPDFMLWIIQFNMRYNNFRLTYTIHPEYKNLHASDSLLVSQFHDFMERCVEILNPELLYEVKLVAEERSDTRIEMMLSIICEMDEAEQLMDDIKKMQKDEAAEIVIAKTMNGVSFGLIVSQ is encoded by the coding sequence ATGATGGGGGAGCAGGTTGTACAAATCTTACAGCATTATCGGCATGAATTAATGAATCATTTGCAAATTGTTCAAGGATATGTTGGGATGAGAAATATAGAAAAAGCTGAGAAAAAACTTAGTGAGATTGTAGAGTATTATAATGAGGAACGGAAACTAATGAATTTGAATGCGCCGGATTTTATGCTGTGGATTATCCAATTCAATATGCGTTATAATAATTTTCGGCTGACGTATACAATTCATCCGGAGTATAAAAACCTGCATGCTTCGGATTCGTTGCTAGTAAGTCAGTTTCATGATTTTATGGAACGATGCGTGGAAATTCTTAATCCAGAATTGCTATACGAAGTAAAGCTGGTTGCAGAAGAAAGATCGGATACACGCATAGAAATGATGCTTTCAATCATTTGTGAAATGGATGAAGCAGAGCAATTAATGGATGACATCAAGAAAATGCAAAAAGATGAAGCTGCGGAAATAGTGATAGCTAAAACAATGAATGGAGTAAGCTTTGGTTTAATTGTTTCGCAGTAA
- the rpmA gene encoding 50S ribosomal protein L27, whose translation MIRLDLQFFATKKGAGSTKNGRDSESKRLGAKRADGQFVTGGSILYRQRGTKIYPGENVGRGGDDTLFAKIDGVVKFERYGRDRKKVSVYPVAQEA comes from the coding sequence ATGATCCGTCTAGATTTACAATTTTTCGCAACGAAAAAAGGTGCAGGTAGTACGAAGAACGGTCGTGATTCTGAATCTAAACGCCTTGGTGCAAAACGTGCAGATGGTCAGTTTGTAACTGGTGGTTCAATTTTATACCGTCAACGCGGTACGAAAATTTACCCAGGTGAAAACGTTGGCCGTGGTGGTGACGATACACTTTTTGCTAAAATCGATGGTGTTGTTAAATTTGAACGCTATGGTAGAGACCGCAAAAAAGTAAGTGTTTATCCAGTAGCACAAGAAGCTTAA
- a CDS encoding M23 family metallopeptidase produces the protein MDNDIKKVRKAIEQRKKMRGLPSGGETTKQMLPSIPGEEEKHGYYSVFTNHEEVSSRNNRAVTSIALKGILSAMLFFGTALLWQADTTLLQKPREWTSQVMKNEFPFAKVNVWYKETFGRPLSLSPEPEPVLETNEDQAMALPVNGNITETFQTNGTGIMITPKETANVTSIQEGVVIFAGNDKETNKTVTVQHADGTVTNYGNLSSIDVHLYQFIAGNQQIGSFTPEADNETVFFSIEKNNDYVDPVQVIQVDELP, from the coding sequence ATGGACAATGATATCAAAAAGGTTCGCAAGGCGATTGAGCAGCGAAAAAAAATGCGGGGTCTTCCTTCTGGAGGAGAGACAACAAAGCAAATGCTTCCATCCATTCCAGGAGAGGAAGAAAAGCATGGTTATTATTCCGTATTTACAAATCATGAAGAAGTATCCAGCCGTAATAATCGTGCAGTAACAAGTATTGCATTGAAAGGAATTTTGTCAGCTATGCTTTTCTTTGGGACAGCTTTATTATGGCAAGCCGATACAACATTATTGCAGAAACCGAGAGAATGGACGAGCCAAGTAATGAAAAATGAATTTCCGTTTGCAAAGGTAAATGTCTGGTATAAAGAGACGTTTGGTAGGCCGTTGTCTCTTTCACCGGAACCAGAACCCGTCTTGGAAACCAACGAAGACCAAGCAATGGCACTTCCGGTTAATGGAAATATAACCGAAACATTTCAAACAAATGGAACAGGAATTATGATTACGCCGAAAGAAACTGCCAATGTCACTTCTATTCAGGAAGGTGTTGTTATTTTTGCTGGGAATGACAAAGAAACAAATAAAACGGTAACTGTACAGCATGCGGATGGAACCGTGACCAATTATGGAAACCTCAGTTCTATTGATGTCCATCTGTATCAATTTATTGCGGGTAATCAACAAATCGGAAGTTTTACACCAGAAGCTGACAATGAGACAGTATTTTTCTCCATTGAAAAAAATAATGATTATGTCGATCCAGTTCAGGTGATACAGGTTGATGAGCTTCCTTAA
- the obgE gene encoding GTPase ObgE: protein MFVDQVSVYVKAGDGGNGLVAYRREKYVPMGGPAGGDGGDGADIIFKVDEGLNTLMDFRYNRHFKGKRGENGMSKTQHGKNAEPLILSVPPGTTVIDEDTEEVIADLTVHNQQAVIVRGGRGGRGNTRFATPRNPAPDMAENGEPGQERNIKVELKLIADVGLVGFPSVGKSTFLSVVSAAKPKIADYHFTTLSPNLGVVDTGDGRSFVLADLPGLIEGASAGVGLGHQFLRHVERTRVIVHVIDMASIEGRDPYDDYLKINQELEAYDSKLSSRPQLIAANKMDMPGAKENLEKFKEQLNKSLPIYEISALTRDGLRDILFAIADLLEKTPKNKTEIDDTDETVIYRYQKEEEPFHITRDPDGAFVLYGNKIEKLFKMTDFQRDEATQRFARQLRGMGVDAALRERGAKDGDTIRLLDFEFEFIE from the coding sequence ATGTTTGTAGATCAGGTCAGTGTGTATGTAAAAGCCGGAGATGGTGGTAACGGACTAGTAGCTTATCGCCGAGAGAAGTATGTACCAATGGGCGGACCAGCAGGTGGAGATGGTGGAGACGGTGCAGATATTATTTTTAAAGTGGATGAAGGACTTAACACGTTAATGGACTTTCGTTATAATCGTCACTTTAAAGGGAAGCGCGGAGAAAACGGGATGAGTAAAACGCAGCATGGTAAAAATGCTGAACCGTTGATTCTGTCTGTTCCCCCAGGCACGACAGTTATTGATGAAGATACAGAGGAAGTAATTGCTGACTTAACGGTGCACAACCAACAAGCAGTTATCGTTCGAGGGGGAAGAGGCGGACGCGGCAATACGCGTTTTGCAACACCGAGAAATCCAGCACCAGATATGGCTGAGAATGGTGAGCCAGGACAGGAAAGAAATATTAAAGTGGAGCTAAAGCTAATTGCGGATGTCGGACTTGTAGGATTTCCAAGTGTAGGGAAGTCTACATTTTTATCTGTAGTAAGTGCTGCGAAACCGAAAATTGCAGATTATCATTTCACAACACTGTCACCGAACCTAGGTGTTGTTGATACTGGTGATGGGCGAAGCTTTGTTTTGGCTGACCTTCCAGGATTGATTGAAGGTGCGTCGGCTGGAGTCGGTCTAGGACATCAGTTCCTGAGGCATGTGGAAAGAACTCGAGTTATTGTTCATGTTATTGATATGGCTAGCATTGAAGGCAGAGATCCATATGACGACTATTTGAAGATTAATCAAGAATTAGAAGCATATGATTCAAAATTATCCAGCCGTCCACAGCTTATTGCAGCTAATAAAATGGACATGCCGGGAGCAAAGGAAAATTTAGAGAAATTTAAAGAGCAACTTAATAAAAGCTTACCTATTTATGAAATTTCGGCTTTAACAAGAGATGGTCTAAGGGACATCCTATTTGCAATCGCAGATCTTTTGGAAAAAACGCCTAAGAATAAGACAGAAATAGATGATACGGATGAAACAGTTATATATCGTTACCAGAAAGAAGAAGAGCCGTTCCATATAACGAGAGATCCAGATGGTGCTTTTGTACTTTATGGAAATAAAATTGAGAAGCTATTTAAAATGACAGATTTTCAGCGAGATGAAGCTACACAACGTTTTGCGCGGCAATTAAGAGGTATGGGCGTGGATGCAGCTCTAAGAGAAAGAGGCGCAAAAGATGGCGATACGATTCGCTTATTAGATTTTGAATTTGAATTCATTGAATAA
- the minC gene encoding septum site-determining protein MinC, whose product MLDKKQIILIKGTREGLSLFIDESASFHDVIKELDEKIMASKPKEDEPIVTVKVKLGNRLLNEEQEKALRNIISVQNRFQITAIESDLISREDALKWREESEIKAINRIVRSGQVLEVEGDLLLIGDVNPGGKVVSTGNIYIMGNLFGVAHAGATGDRNAFITASYMKPTQLRIADYISRAPDYESDGVYMECGIIDEEQDKIIIDSLKVLSRKRKEISGFERRINNG is encoded by the coding sequence GTGCTTGACAAGAAGCAAATAATATTAATTAAAGGTACCAGGGAAGGATTGAGTTTATTTATTGATGAATCAGCATCCTTCCATGATGTTATAAAAGAACTTGATGAAAAAATTATGGCAAGCAAACCAAAAGAAGATGAACCAATTGTAACGGTAAAAGTTAAATTGGGTAATCGTCTTTTAAATGAAGAGCAGGAGAAAGCATTGCGAAACATTATAAGTGTTCAAAATCGCTTTCAAATTACTGCTATTGAATCCGATTTAATAAGTAGAGAAGATGCTTTAAAATGGCGAGAAGAAAGCGAAATAAAAGCTATTAATCGAATTGTGAGATCTGGTCAAGTGTTGGAAGTTGAGGGAGACCTCCTGTTAATTGGAGATGTCAATCCAGGTGGAAAAGTAGTTTCTACGGGTAATATATACATTATGGGCAATTTATTTGGAGTTGCTCATGCTGGTGCAACTGGTGACCGCAACGCTTTCATAACGGCCTCTTATATGAAGCCGACACAACTTCGAATTGCTGATTATATAAGTCGAGCCCCTGATTATGAATCGGATGGTGTTTACATGGAATGTGGGATTATCGATGAAGAACAAGATAAGATCATCATCGATTCGTTAAAGGTTCTTTCTCGTAAGCGTAAGGAAATAAGCGGATTTGAAAGGAGAATAAATAATGGGTGA
- a CDS encoding ribosomal-processing cysteine protease Prp, which produces MIQVTVFRTDKQITAFELSGHAESGPYGYDLVCAGVSAVSIGTVNAVMELCDTNLEIEQGAEGGYLHVTLPKRLPYEQMGKVQLLFEGMLISLKSIELEYSQFIKIENK; this is translated from the coding sequence ATGATTCAAGTTACTGTTTTCCGAACAGACAAGCAAATTACTGCTTTTGAATTATCTGGTCATGCTGAGAGTGGTCCATATGGCTACGATCTTGTATGTGCAGGTGTATCTGCTGTATCAATTGGTACAGTTAATGCAGTAATGGAATTATGTGATACAAATCTGGAAATTGAACAAGGAGCAGAAGGTGGTTACTTACATGTAACGTTACCGAAAAGACTTCCTTATGAACAAATGGGGAAAGTTCAGCTCTTATTCGAGGGAATGCTTATTTCACTGAAATCGATTGAACTTGAATATAGTCAATTTATAAAAATTGAGAACAAGTAA
- the minD gene encoding septum site-determining protein MinD, whose protein sequence is MGEAIVITSGKGGVGKTTTSANIGTALALMEKKVCLIDTDIGLRNLDVIMGLENRIIYDIVDVIEGRCKLKQALIKDKRFDYLSLLPAAQTSDKTAVTTDGMKEIVSELKQEYDYIIIDCPAGIEQGFQNAISGADRAIVVTTPEKSSVRDADRIVGLLEKEEMSETPRLIINRIRNHMMKNGDMIDIEDIVQLLSIDLIGVVIDDDEVIKASNKGEPIAMNPNSKASIAYRNIARRILGETVPLQSLEDEKGVFQRFKKFLGLRA, encoded by the coding sequence ATGGGTGAGGCAATCGTTATTACATCTGGGAAGGGTGGTGTCGGTAAGACAACGACATCAGCTAATATCGGAACCGCTTTGGCATTAATGGAAAAAAAAGTTTGTTTAATTGATACAGATATTGGTTTAAGGAACTTAGATGTAATTATGGGACTTGAAAACCGAATTATTTATGATATTGTCGACGTGATTGAAGGGCGTTGTAAGCTTAAGCAAGCCTTGATTAAGGACAAGCGATTTGATTATCTATCATTATTGCCTGCTGCGCAAACTAGTGATAAAACAGCTGTAACAACAGACGGAATGAAAGAAATCGTTTCCGAATTGAAGCAGGAATATGATTATATTATTATCGATTGCCCTGCCGGAATTGAGCAAGGATTTCAAAATGCTATATCAGGCGCAGATCGAGCAATTGTTGTAACAACTCCTGAGAAATCTAGTGTTCGTGATGCAGACAGAATCGTTGGATTACTAGAAAAAGAGGAAATGAGTGAAACACCGCGTTTAATTATTAATCGAATTCGAAATCATATGATGAAAAACGGAGATATGATTGATATTGAAGATATCGTTCAATTGTTGTCTATTGACTTGATTGGTGTCGTGATTGATGATGATGAAGTGATAAAAGCATCAAATAAGGGGGAACCAATTGCAATGAACCCTAACTCAAAAGCATCTATTGCCTATCGCAATATTGCTAGAAGGATTCTTGGAGAGACTGTACCTTTACAATCACTGGAGGATGAAAAAGGTGTATTTCAGCGTTTTAAGAAATTCCTCGGCCTCCGTGCATAA